The genomic interval TGATGCTGGTGGGAGGCCAAAAAATAACCCAAAAAGGCTCTGGTGGGAGCTGAGACCGCAGCAAATGTCTGGTCAGGGGCTGGAAGCCCCACTGGGGACATCTGGAAGCAGGGTGATTGCTCCCGACATcctgaaattatatttattatttagtgATTTGGGGAGATAAATGATGTTTTCTGCCCCCGATTCTCTTTATTTAGGGCTGGGCTTCTGGGTTTGGTGTGATTCTGCAGAGGTTTTAGGAGCTGGGATGGGGGTAGAGCCAAAGCCAGTGTCTGGAGCCCCTTAAACACATTCCCCAGACAAATCCCAAAGACCCTAAATGTGAAACTCCCCAAAACCAGGGCTTGGACCCCTTTTGGGATCATCCATCCACTGCTGagaagggatggggaggggggaagagggaggaggTTGCAGCAaccagccctggggaggaaggggttAAATGCCTGTGCGTTTGGGGGGGGCAGGATTTAGGAtcatcccccagccccaagccctgggtgaaggaaattaaaaggaaaatcgCTGCTTTCCCACCCAGGGAGGGGTTAAATTGccaaaaaataagaataattaaaaaataataatttaaatatatttttgggggggaaacaAGTTGTTTTTACCAAGCAACTGATGAAAATAGGGGGTCTAGTGTCCCCCCCGAGCCCCGATCTCCTCGGGGTGACAATGGGATCGGTGTCCCCATAATCCCTGGGATGCCACCCGGCTCCGTATCtcacccccattccccccccatAAGCCAATTTTTGGGGGTGCTTCCCCCTTTTTTGGGGTGTCCTGGGCCATATGGCACACAATGGGACCTGTGGTGCCCCCCCTCAATACGTGGGACGTGTCCCATATGCTGGCACCCCATAGCTAAACTGTACCCCCCTATACCCTTTAAAATCCCAGTTGCCCCCCCAGTCCACCCCAGTTCACCCTGAACCCCTTCCCCATTTTATCCTTCCTCTTACAGACCCCAAAAGATgatgggggaggggggggggggaagcagcttttcctttcctaaatcCCATCCCTTAACAATTTTATCACCCCTCCCCCAATTTGGGTCCCCATTTCTAGGCGAAAACCCCAATTTCTTACCCCCAGCAACACCAGCAGtgcaacacccccccccccgtgtccctccTGTCCCATCTCACCCCATTCCCCCGCTGCACCCCAAACTTgcaaacccccccccaaaaaaaaccctcaaggACCCAGGAGCTGGGATTTTGGCTGGGCTGAGGAGCCGGGGGTCCCCCAAAAAACGCATCGGAGATAtttggggaaaggaggggacGGAGCAGGCCCTGTGTGTGACCCCCCCCGGGTATTTGGGGACAGTGGGAtgtgtatgggggggggggggagccgggtTTGGGTTACCTCTAGAGGGCTCTGGGTAAGATCTGAGCTTTTTCTTGGCGTCTCCTTTCTGCCGGATACCGGCTTGGGCTTCCGGAGCAAAGCCATGCCCGGCATCGCCTCCATTGTGCCCCGCTGTCGGGGGGGTCCGcgcaccccaaaaacaccctAAAAAGCACTGGGGTGGCGGTGTAGGGGGGGGGAAGTTTCCCCCCGGTGAAGGGCAGAGCTCGCAGGTAACGGGGTGGAAAGGGGTCGGAGGTTGCAGGACGTGGCCCTCAGGGGTGTTCGCTGGGGGGAGCGGAATTTTTGGGGGAgagaggatgggggggggagtTAATGGGATCTGGACACCCCCCCCCTAGGGTGCTGTCAGTCCGGGAGGGCCGAttcccagtgggatggggactgggggaactgggatggtggggggaggaaggcagagggtgTGGGATGTGGTTTGGTGGaaaaatggggtgggggggggagggggggaataTTTTTAGGGGGAAAGATTTCGAGGGCGAAGTTTTATTATGGGGAGGGACACGGGATTATTATGGGGAGAACTCTGCCCCCCAAACCTCCTTTGCCCCCTTTGCAGTCGTCTGCAGAAGCTCCAATTTCATCAtttcttcccccaaatcccTGGCGAGGCAGTGGGGACCCTCCTTttcccctggggggggggttaatcctgtgcggggggggggcaccctgCGTGCGCTgcgagagggagagagaaaaccCCAAATTCAGCCCGGGAAAAGCATCAGAACCCCAAATGAGAAGCGTTTCTGGGGGGATTTCCCCCCGTTTTAGGGATTTCTCTTCCCCGCAGGAGGTTTTAAGGGGCTGTGAGCGAGGAGGGGCGGCACAAATCTTTGttcccgtgtcccccccccgtgccaTGGAGCCCTGGGTGATGCTGGACCCGCGACAGAAGGCGCTGTACCGGGACGTGATGCAGGAGAGCTACGAAACGCTGATGTCCCTTGGTAAaacaccccccccacccccatcccGATCCCCTCTTTTTCTCCTCGAGCGCCCCAATCCCTTTTCACCCCGCCCTAGTTttatttcccccttccccaaaagGCAAGGAAGCGGGACGGGAACGGGGAGGGAGGAATCCAGGAGGGTTTCAAGGGGGGGTTCCCCAAAACCCCGGtgttttccttaatattttcctcttttaaaagaaaaaaatatgggtTTCTGCATGTtaattaattggaaaaaaattatgGGTTTCTGCATATTAATTAATTGGAAAAGAGCTCGTGGGGTACTCATGCGTATCCATGTCCCCagttccttcctcctctctttttccccttcgGGACACCAAATTTATAGGGGAAACCTGCTCCATTTATTTAAATGCCCCCCCTTGCTCCAGTTGAAGCCAcgctctcccttttttttttttttttttccttttttctccccaatcTCCTCAGCAGCTCAGGGGCTGGTGAGCGAAAAAGCCGCGGAGGAAGGCGCCGCCGAGCAGATCCCCGAGGAGCTCGAAGCGCGCCCGTCCCGCAGCCCGGAGAGGGCCAAAACTTTGGGCTCCAACCGGAGGAAAACCAAACGGCCCGACAAAGCCGTGCCCCACGGCCTCGCCAAactccccaaaaccaccccgGCCCCCAAATTAGACTGCGCCAAACCCCTCCGGGGGGCTGCGAGCGGCAAGGGCTCGGCGCGGGAGCGACCCTACGGCTGCGCCGACTGCGGGAAAAGCTTCCCGTGGGCTTCGCACTTGGAGAGGCACCGGCGGGTGCACACGGGCGAGCGGCCTTTCGGCTGCCCCGAATGCGGCGAGACCTACAGCCAAAgctcccacctcctccagcaccgcCGCACCCACGCCAGCGACCGGCCCCATAAATGCGGCGAGTGCGGCAAGCGTTTCGCCGGGGCGGCCGAGCTGGCGGCGCACGGCCGGGGCCACGCGGCCGAAAAACCCCACAAATGCGGCGACTGCGGCAAAGGCTTCGTTTGGGCTTCCCACCTAGCCCGCCACCGCCGCGTCCACACCGGGGAAAAACCCTTTGGGTGCCCCGAATGCGGCGAAGCTTTCACCCAAGGTTCCCACTTGGCCAAGCATCGCCGTAGCCACACGGGCGAGCGGCCCCACCGGTGCCCGGCGTGCGGCAAGACTTTTGGCCAGAGCTCCGACCTGGCCCGCCACCGCCGCAcccatttggggaaaaaagctttGCGCTGCGGGGATTGCGGCAAGCTTTTCCGTGCGGGGCCGGCCCTGGCCCGGCACCAACGGGGTCACCGGCGAGAGCGCGCCCACCGCTGCGGCGACTGCGGGAAGGGTTTCGTTTGGGCATCCCACTTGGAGAGGCACCGGCGGGTGCACACGGGCGAGCGCCCCTTCCCCTGCGGCAGCTGCGGCGAGCGCTTCGCCCAAAAAGcccacctcctccagcaccgcAAAACCCACTCCCCCGACCGGCCCTATAAATGTGGGGAGTGCGGGAAGCGTTTCGGGGAGGCCCCCCCTTTCCTCGCCCACCAGCGGGGCCACGCGGCGCAGAAGAGCTACACGTGCGGGGAGTGCGGCAAGGGTTTCGCCTGGGCGTCCCACCTGGAGCGCCACCGCCGCGTCCACACCGGGGAAAAACCCTACGAGTGCCCCGAGTGCGGCGAAGCCTTCAGCCAGAGCTCCCACCTCACCAAGCACCGCCGCAGCCACCTCCCCAAAGTGGATTTTTCCCATTCCTCAAGGACCCAGCCGGCGGGGGGAAAGCCCCTCGCTGCGCCCCGTTGCGCCGTGGGGTTGGCGAATCCGCCCGGGGACTGCAGCGGAGAGGAGCAATGAAGGACCCCGAAAGAAAACTTTGGGATGGGGACGAGGCAAAGGACAGCAAGGGACACTTTGGAGCAGCCCTGCCACCCTCTTCCATCTggatttttccttcctgatgTCTCCTAGAAGCAATGGGGGAACGTTGTGTGCACCCTTGGTGCTGGGGACTCAAAAAAGGGACATTTTTGGGGACACGAAGCCCCTTCCCAGGGGACACACGGTGCCCTTTTGCATTGGGAAGGGTCGATGTGGGTTGCTGGGGCTGTCCTTGTGCCAAAATACGTGGTTATTTGTGCCTGCTCCATCTCGGGTCTGCTTTTTGGGGCTGGAGACGGGGACACCGTGGGGATAAACCAGACCTTGAGGGTGCAGTAAGCGGGGAGGgagatttttttgggggaaagaggggaaaaatgtaaaTCCCATGCCCTACAGCCAGCTGTGCCTGGCTCTCCTTGCACcacaaccccaaatcccatcGCTGCCCCCAGTGGGAAATGAGTGGAGGGGTTTTAAAGCACGTGGACCCCGCGGGATGTGGTTGGGGTTGGATCCTACTGGGAAAAATCCCCCAGTTAGGAGCTGGGCTTGCTGGGGAAATCGTGGTCCGGGGACAAAAGACATCGAGACACACGGAGAGGGGTTTTTTGGTGAActactctttattttattacctGCTAAGCCAGCCTCTCCATCCCTGCCCGAGCCCCCCGGCGCATCCCAAATTGGCTCCGGTGTGACCAAGCATATTTGGGGCAGTTGGGGCCggtccctttttctctttcccgAGCCGtttctccccaaaatccccctgTGGCAGGGGATCCCCGCAGTGAACcctgtttatttttgctgctgatCCCCTCCCGTGCACCCAAACCCGCCCAAAACAGAGGATGGAGAGGGCTATAGGGTGATCAGCCAGCCCTCCCCAAATCCACCCCTCACCCCATTCTCCCTCCGTGTGCCCCCTCTCCCCACTTCACCCCCCTCAGTTCCATCCTAACCCCCCCATAAACACACCAGGGTGTCCtggaccccctccccagctcccaaaCATCCCCTTTACACCCCCTTCCAGAGGATGGGGGACCCCACCCCAGCTCCGGAGCATCCCAAAAAGCAGGGGGTGGCtctgtcccccacccccaaccccaaatTCTGCCCCCATCTCAGGAGCTGGGGGGCGGCAGGGACGCCCAAGGCTCTTGGGGGGCCGCGGCATCGCTTTGTAGGGCGTCCCCCTCCCCGGGTCTCCACGCCACGCTGGGGGGCACGAGAGCTTTGGCAGCCCAGCCTTTAGGGGCCgtggaggagaaagaggaggacgaggaggatgaggaggagga from Anas acuta chromosome 31, bAnaAcu1.1, whole genome shotgun sequence carries:
- the LOC137846200 gene encoding zinc finger protein CKR1-like isoform X1 translates to MGRTLPPKPPLPPLQSSAEAPISSFLPPNPWRGSGDPPFPLGGGLILCGGGAPCVRCERERENPKFSPGKASEPQMRSVSGGISPRFRDFSSPQEVLRGCERGGAAQIFVPVSPPRAMEPWVMLDPRQKALYRDVMQESYETLMSLAAQGLVSEKAAEEGAAEQIPEELEARPSRSPERAKTLGSNRRKTKRPDKAVPHGLAKLPKTTPAPKLDCAKPLRGAASGKGSARERPYGCADCGKSFPWASHLERHRRVHTGERPFGCPECGETYSQSSHLLQHRRTHASDRPHKCGECGKRFAGAAELAAHGRGHAAEKPHKCGDCGKGFVWASHLARHRRVHTGEKPFGCPECGEAFTQGSHLAKHRRSHTGERPHRCPACGKTFGQSSDLARHRRTHLGKKALRCGDCGKLFRAGPALARHQRGHRRERAHRCGDCGKGFVWASHLERHRRVHTGERPFPCGSCGERFAQKAHLLQHRKTHSPDRPYKCGECGKRFGEAPPFLAHQRGHAAQKSYTCGECGKGFAWASHLERHRRVHTGEKPYECPECGEAFSQSSHLTKHRRSHLPKVDFSHSSRTQPAGGKPLAAPRCAVGLANPPGDCSGEEQ
- the LOC137846200 gene encoding zinc finger protein CKR1-like isoform X3, with the translated sequence MAAATKQRGQPPKKRRRRRRRKQKAHQTKPPIKQRRSGSWKPVPKGLNSQLKKKSNWRWLSGPAGLVPPVAGRMSVRAKKLMKSFMDNFSEGLVSEADRWRKQRRGSFIGTTELRAAAEKVVRRRGGRFPFPVSPPRAMEPWVMLDPRQKALYRDVMQESYETLMSLAQGLVSEKAAEEGAAEQIPEELEARPSRSPERAKTLGSNRRKTKRPDKAVPHGLAKLPKTTPAPKLDCAKPLRGAASGKGSARERPYGCADCGKSFPWASHLERHRRVHTGERPFGCPECGETYSQSSHLLQHRRTHASDRPHKCGECGKRFAGAAELAAHGRGHAAEKPHKCGDCGKGFVWASHLARHRRVHTGEKPFGCPECGEAFTQGSHLAKHRRSHTGERPHRCPACGKTFGQSSDLARHRRTHLGKKALRCGDCGKLFRAGPALARHQRGHRRERAHRCGDCGKGFVWASHLERHRRVHTGERPFPCGSCGERFAQKAHLLQHRKTHSPDRPYKCGECGKRFGEAPPFLAHQRGHAAQKSYTCGECGKGFAWASHLERHRRVHTGEKPYECPECGEAFSQSSHLTKHRRSHLPKVDFSHSSRTQPAGGKPLAAPRCAVGLANPPGDCSGEEQ
- the LOC137846200 gene encoding zinc finger protein CKR1-like isoform X2, producing the protein MEPWVMLDPRQKALYRDVMQESYETLMSLAAQGLVSEKAAEEGAAEQIPEELEARPSRSPERAKTLGSNRRKTKRPDKAVPHGLAKLPKTTPAPKLDCAKPLRGAASGKGSARERPYGCADCGKSFPWASHLERHRRVHTGERPFGCPECGETYSQSSHLLQHRRTHASDRPHKCGECGKRFAGAAELAAHGRGHAAEKPHKCGDCGKGFVWASHLARHRRVHTGEKPFGCPECGEAFTQGSHLAKHRRSHTGERPHRCPACGKTFGQSSDLARHRRTHLGKKALRCGDCGKLFRAGPALARHQRGHRRERAHRCGDCGKGFVWASHLERHRRVHTGERPFPCGSCGERFAQKAHLLQHRKTHSPDRPYKCGECGKRFGEAPPFLAHQRGHAAQKSYTCGECGKGFAWASHLERHRRVHTGEKPYECPECGEAFSQSSHLTKHRRSHLPKVDFSHSSRTQPAGGKPLAAPRCAVGLANPPGDCSGEEQ